A single region of the Amia ocellicauda isolate fAmiCal2 chromosome 8, fAmiCal2.hap1, whole genome shotgun sequence genome encodes:
- the isoc1 gene encoding isochorismatase domain-containing protein 1 translates to MADAQQGSASHVPILLSFSVFSRPSSVPLGSGYEVLIQKFLSIYGDQIDVHRKFVIQLFSDEWGQYIDLPKGFVIADKCKLRLVPLQMEITSLGNLTPASTVFFCCDMQERFRPAIKYFGDIISVGQRLLQGARILGIPVIVSEQYPKGLGSTVPEMDLTGVKLVFPKTKFSMVLPEVEAALAEIPGLRSVVLFGVETHVCIQQTALDLIGRGLEVHIVADSTSSRSMMDRMFALERLSRTGIIVTTSESVLLQLVSDKDHPKFKEIQNIIKASAPESGLLSKV, encoded by the exons ATGGCGGACGCGCAGCAGGGCAGCGCCAGCCACGTCCCGATCCTGCTCTCCTTCTCCGTCTTCTCCCGGCCCTCCTCGGTTCCGCTGGGATCGGGCTACGAGGTGCTGATCCAGAAGTTTCTGTCGATCTACGGGGATCAGATCGACGTGCATCGGAAGTTTGTGATCCAGTTATTTTCAGACGAATGGGGGCAATACATCGATCTGCCCAAGGGCTTTGTAATCGCCGATAAATGCAAACTGCGACTGGTGCCCCTGCAGATGGAG ATCACATCTCTGGGGAACCTCACTCCAGCAAGCACGGTTTTCTTTTGCTGTGATATGCAAGAAAGGTTCAGACCTGCCATCAAGTACTTCGGGGATATAATAAGTGTTGGCCAAAGACTG CTTCAAGGTGCCCGCATCTTGGGGATTCCTGTCATAGTTTCGGAACAATATCCCAAAGGCCTGGGAAGCACAGTGCCAGAGATGGACCTCACAGGGGTGAAACTGGTGTTTCCTAAAACCAAGTTTTCGATGGTTCTACCCGAAGTGGAAGCAGCCCTTGCAGAAATCCCAGGACTTCGCAGCGTGGTCCTGTTTGGAGTTGAA ACCCACGTGTGCATTCAGCAGACTGCTCTGGACTTGATTGGCAGAGGTTTAGAAGTTCATATCGTGGCTGATTCGACCTCCTCCAGGAGCATGATGGACCGAATGTTCGCCCTCGAG CGTCTGTCTCGAACTGGTATTATAGTGACTACCAGTGAATCTGTGCTGCTACAGCTGGTTTCTGATAAAGACCACCCAAAATTCAAAGAGATTCAAAATATCATCAAGGCCAGCGCTCCAGAGTCTGGGCTGCTTTCGAAGGTCTAA